From Pirellulales bacterium, a single genomic window includes:
- a CDS encoding GNAT family N-acetyltransferase: protein MIETRTYEGDAAQVADFAGRVWQGTYAGKMMLPLWDARYFDWQLLSERPGGRDFLVAAYEGTKLVGSLLGEKFRFRLHDQEFDATMGSWLTVDPEYRRQGVGIKLFEEQRRRHLEHDAKFHLGYGYTGARMSMGPKFWKSFPDNTVLLGHVGFWARMFDPPLVSRWDLTLRDRLGSRILGAFQTRHPRPRLTGVYRRYRPEDLEDCLRLAHGLLNRVDMGYVWSAERLAHQLSGSDMPRTLVAERNGRVTGFVNWYLLDFLGRYALPGAMVDLMAFGSMSLAESKDLIRAALDQMVEEGAKFALALRLPCYPFMPLAQTGWITMPRDFSLICVKMDTSFPLDKARRLHIHWR, encoded by the coding sequence ATGATTGAAACTCGCACTTACGAAGGGGACGCTGCCCAGGTCGCTGATTTCGCCGGCCGCGTCTGGCAAGGCACCTACGCCGGCAAGATGATGTTGCCGCTGTGGGACGCTCGCTATTTCGATTGGCAATTGCTTTCCGAGCGGCCTGGCGGACGCGACTTTCTCGTGGCCGCGTATGAAGGCACGAAACTGGTCGGCAGCTTGCTGGGGGAGAAGTTCCGCTTTCGCCTGCACGACCAAGAATTCGACGCCACGATGGGAAGCTGGCTGACGGTGGATCCCGAATATCGCCGGCAGGGAGTCGGCATCAAGCTCTTCGAAGAGCAGCGGCGCCGGCACCTGGAGCACGACGCCAAGTTCCATCTTGGTTACGGGTATACCGGCGCGCGAATGAGCATGGGGCCGAAGTTCTGGAAGAGCTTTCCCGACAACACGGTCTTGCTGGGGCACGTCGGTTTTTGGGCGCGGATGTTCGATCCGCCGCTTGTCTCGCGTTGGGATCTGACGCTGCGCGATCGGCTCGGATCGCGAATCCTGGGTGCCTTTCAAACTCGGCATCCGCGACCGCGCCTGACGGGCGTCTATCGGCGCTATCGCCCTGAGGATTTGGAGGATTGTCTGCGGCTCGCCCATGGTTTGCTGAACCGCGTCGACATGGGCTACGTGTGGAGTGCCGAACGCCTGGCGCATCAACTGTCGGGCAGCGACATGCCGCGCACGCTCGTGGCTGAACGCAACGGTCGCGTCACGGGCTTCGTGAATTGGTACTTGTTGGACTTCCTGGGGCGTTACGCCCTGCCGGGTGCCATGGTCGACCTGATGGCGTTCGGCTCGATGTCCTTGGCCGAGAGCAAGGATTTAATCCGCGCCGCCTTGGATCAGATGGTCGAAGAAGGGGCGAAATTCGCCCTGGCGCTGCGGCTTCCCTGCTATCCGTTCATGCCTCTGGCACAAACGGGCTGGATCACGATGCCGCGCGATTTCAGCCTGATTTGCGTGAAGATGGACACATCATTCCCCTTGGACAAAGCCCGCCGGCTGCACATTCACTGGCGGTAA
- a CDS encoding FliA/WhiG family RNA polymerase sigma factor, which produces MVMTMAPEEVAQIWEAFKADPNNQDMRNRLVEMYLPLVKYNGERIWSRLPEGVELDDLVSAGVFGLMDAIDAFDLSRGVKFETYCVPRIRGAMLDELRTMDWVPRLVRSKASKLNEAVKSLETRLGRQPSEIELSEQLQISVAELEKMMLDASAVNLISLNKKWYETDSYKDVREIDILEDKKGEDPTRRIQKNDLMRLVTKGLNRNERLIIILYYYEELTMKEIGATLDLSESRVSQMHSSIVQRLQSQLERRRPEFST; this is translated from the coding sequence ATGGTAATGACGATGGCTCCTGAGGAAGTGGCCCAAATCTGGGAGGCCTTCAAGGCAGATCCCAATAACCAGGATATGCGCAACCGGCTGGTCGAGATGTACCTGCCGCTGGTGAAATACAACGGCGAACGCATCTGGTCGCGTTTGCCTGAAGGGGTCGAACTGGACGACCTGGTATCGGCCGGCGTTTTCGGGCTGATGGACGCCATCGACGCCTTCGATCTTTCGCGTGGCGTCAAATTCGAAACGTACTGCGTGCCGCGTATTCGCGGCGCCATGCTCGACGAACTGCGCACCATGGACTGGGTGCCGCGCCTGGTACGCTCGAAGGCCAGCAAGCTGAACGAAGCGGTCAAATCGCTCGAAACCAGACTTGGCCGGCAGCCGTCCGAGATCGAACTCTCGGAACAGTTGCAGATCAGCGTCGCCGAGCTCGAAAAGATGATGCTCGACGCCAGCGCCGTGAACCTGATCAGCCTCAATAAGAAATGGTACGAGACTGACAGCTACAAAGACGTACGCGAAATCGACATTCTGGAAGACAAGAAGGGGGAAGACCCCACGCGCCGCATCCAGAAAAACGATCTCATGCGTTTGGTGACCAAGGGCCTGAATCGCAACGAGCGGCTGATCATCATCCTCTACTACTACGAAGAGCTGACGATGAAAGAGATCGGCGCCACGCTTGATCTCTCTGAGAGCCGCGTCAGCCAGATGCACAGCTCGATTGTGCAGCGTTTGCAAAGCCAACTCGAGCGGCGCCGCCCCGAGTTCAGTACCTAA
- a CDS encoding mechanosensitive ion channel domain-containing protein yields MRLSLYSFAFVGVLAATSRGDSTADPKSGAIALEQQRAAVATEISKLDGNQSGSGGNAETSGASDERLNQLRAIDALYAQHKVRLQEKEQLETEKKRIDHEIDSLDKFEPDEPKPYSFLLWDGLKDQLAVEQEREKGLTADGKTAKKQLASAHQALDQAKAEVHPSGDGDAASAPKKAESDLSDLKVEQERAQVALREADIEVYTLRTAICQAKQKELSKKIEVVGKEVAFSAADRDKQLDAIALEESRLKAQRGTAQRQLQQLEEKQRATETQLSADKAQPAEKEAAAEAWRGAADTCQAEVVILDERIEWLARLRKYWRRRFEVATTKPEPAKLQQWHEELSEFRDELHDNLRSFDNRQHSAATDNDKAKPALASTPTKLAPPPFEDNAVIKEWRALNEAQRHELAELCAASVVEGQAALRLVDRFESEMKEKAPTEKQGWLAATGLSRLLGEKVVGEEKDGVTLGTLVILLIYVVGGVISAWAVSRLFRFFVLRHFRFHRGKTDAIHSILFYTLCAAFGVMAFRVLNIPIAAFAFLGGAIAIAAGFGSQDIMNNFMSGIILLAEQPIRVGDVVTLGSTSGVVLHIGLRSTRLQTEANYEVIVPNKSLLDEQITNFTLSDNIVQSSFAITVDRETKITEAKEQILKTVFAHPEVVKSLHPLVLVKEIDNYWLIFEVRFWIQYNSFQQCARVQSEIMEVLGDIYRPLTDEEKEAKAAAKRATDATSEVSEEENSPAEDTASVPECNRDEADQGALQAAQAKNMIRKLGRKVAKSSPLGKVIGQAT; encoded by the coding sequence ATGCGACTTAGCCTCTACAGTTTCGCGTTCGTCGGAGTGCTAGCCGCGACATCGAGAGGCGACTCCACGGCAGATCCTAAAAGTGGCGCCATCGCGCTCGAGCAACAGCGCGCTGCGGTAGCCACCGAGATCAGTAAGCTCGACGGAAATCAATCCGGGAGCGGCGGGAACGCCGAGACATCCGGGGCCAGCGACGAGCGACTCAACCAGTTGCGGGCCATTGATGCCCTGTACGCCCAGCACAAAGTCCGTCTGCAGGAAAAAGAGCAACTCGAGACGGAAAAGAAGCGAATCGACCACGAGATCGATTCGCTCGACAAGTTCGAGCCTGATGAACCAAAGCCGTATTCGTTTCTGCTGTGGGATGGGCTGAAAGATCAATTGGCCGTCGAACAAGAGCGGGAAAAAGGGTTAACAGCCGACGGCAAGACTGCGAAAAAACAGCTCGCCTCCGCCCATCAAGCGCTCGACCAGGCGAAAGCCGAAGTGCATCCCTCAGGGGACGGCGACGCGGCTTCCGCGCCTAAGAAGGCGGAGAGTGATCTTTCCGATCTGAAGGTTGAGCAGGAGCGGGCTCAGGTAGCGCTGCGCGAAGCAGATATCGAGGTTTACACGCTACGCACGGCGATTTGCCAGGCAAAGCAGAAGGAATTATCTAAGAAGATCGAAGTCGTTGGGAAAGAGGTGGCATTCTCGGCGGCCGACCGGGACAAGCAGTTGGATGCGATCGCTCTTGAGGAATCCCGGCTTAAGGCGCAGCGCGGCACCGCCCAGCGTCAGCTACAGCAGTTAGAAGAAAAGCAGCGCGCGACCGAGACGCAGTTGAGCGCTGACAAGGCACAACCGGCCGAGAAAGAGGCCGCGGCCGAAGCGTGGCGTGGCGCGGCCGATACTTGCCAGGCCGAGGTCGTGATCCTGGACGAACGGATCGAATGGCTCGCGCGGCTGCGCAAATACTGGCGGCGCCGTTTCGAAGTGGCAACGACAAAGCCTGAGCCAGCGAAACTGCAGCAATGGCACGAAGAGCTATCCGAATTCCGTGACGAGTTGCATGACAATTTGCGCTCATTCGACAATCGGCAGCATTCGGCGGCCACCGACAACGACAAAGCGAAGCCGGCCCTCGCCTCGACACCAACGAAGCTCGCGCCGCCGCCGTTCGAGGATAACGCCGTCATCAAGGAGTGGCGCGCTTTGAACGAGGCGCAACGGCACGAGCTGGCCGAACTCTGCGCTGCCAGCGTCGTCGAAGGGCAGGCCGCACTGCGCTTGGTCGATCGCTTCGAAAGCGAAATGAAAGAGAAAGCGCCGACCGAAAAGCAAGGTTGGCTCGCGGCCACGGGCCTGAGTCGGTTATTAGGTGAAAAGGTCGTCGGCGAAGAGAAGGACGGCGTCACCCTGGGAACGCTCGTTATTCTGTTGATCTACGTGGTAGGCGGAGTCATCAGCGCCTGGGCTGTAAGTCGTCTGTTTCGCTTCTTTGTCCTACGGCATTTTCGCTTTCATCGCGGTAAGACCGACGCCATTCATTCGATTCTGTTCTATACGCTTTGCGCCGCTTTTGGCGTGATGGCATTTCGCGTCTTAAATATTCCAATAGCGGCATTCGCCTTTCTGGGAGGCGCCATTGCGATTGCCGCCGGCTTCGGCAGCCAGGACATCATGAATAACTTCATGAGCGGTATCATCCTGCTGGCCGAGCAGCCGATTCGTGTCGGTGACGTCGTGACACTTGGCAGCACGTCCGGCGTAGTGCTGCATATCGGGCTGCGCAGCACGCGATTGCAAACCGAGGCGAATTACGAGGTGATCGTGCCGAACAAGTCGTTGTTGGACGAGCAGATCACTAACTTCACGCTCTCGGACAATATCGTGCAGTCTTCGTTCGCCATCACAGTCGATCGCGAAACCAAGATCACTGAAGCCAAAGAGCAGATTCTGAAAACCGTGTTTGCCCATCCCGAGGTCGTGAAGTCGTTGCACCCGCTAGTGCTAGTGAAAGAGATCGACAACTACTGGCTGATCTTCGAGGTTCGCTTTTGGATACAGTACAACAGTTTCCAGCAATGCGCCCGGGTGCAAAGCGAGATCATGGAAGTCCTGGGTGATATCTACCGACCGCTGACGGACGAAGAGAAAGAGGCGAAGGCCGCCGCGAAGAGAGCTACTGACGCGACGAGTGAGGTCTCGGAAGAGGAAAACAGCCCGGCCGAGGATACCGCGTCAGTGCCTGAGTGCAATCGCGATGAAGCCGATCAGGGCGCCTTGCAAGCGGCCCAAGCGAAGAACATGATTCGCAAGCTAGGCCGGAAGGTCGCGAAGAGTTCGCCGCTCGGGAAAGTTATCGGGCAAGCGACCTAA
- a CDS encoding HAD family hydrolase — MRYLLLACDYDGTIAKDGHVDEATMAAFDRLRASGRKLMLVTGREIEDLQHVFPKLETFDRIVAENGGLLYFPKTGEERLLCAPPEPRLLTTLAERHVAPLSVGRTIVATWHPHEETVLHVIRDLGLELHVIFNKGAVMILPSGVNKATGLRAALSDLEISPHNCIGVGDAENDHAFLEMCAVSVAVANALPSLKERADLVTVGDHGAGVTELIDQIVADDLAMLKGVR; from the coding sequence GTGCGATATCTCTTACTGGCTTGCGATTACGACGGCACAATTGCCAAAGACGGGCACGTCGACGAAGCGACGATGGCCGCGTTTGATCGATTGCGCGCTTCGGGCCGAAAGCTGATGCTGGTCACCGGGCGAGAAATCGAAGACCTGCAGCACGTTTTTCCCAAGCTCGAAACGTTCGATCGGATCGTGGCGGAAAACGGCGGGCTGCTGTACTTTCCCAAGACAGGCGAGGAACGCCTGCTGTGCGCCCCGCCCGAGCCACGCCTTTTGACGACCCTGGCCGAGCGCCACGTTGCGCCCTTGTCGGTCGGGCGCACGATTGTTGCCACCTGGCATCCGCACGAAGAGACCGTTCTGCACGTCATTCGGGACCTGGGCCTGGAACTGCACGTGATCTTTAACAAGGGGGCGGTGATGATCCTCCCCTCGGGAGTGAACAAAGCCACGGGCTTGCGTGCCGCGCTATCGGATCTTGAAATCTCGCCGCATAACTGCATCGGTGTGGGCGACGCTGAGAATGATCATGCCTTCCTCGAGATGTGCGCGGTGTCGGTCGCCGTCGCCAATGCCTTGCCCAGCCTGAAGGAGCGTGCGGACCTGGTAACCGTCGGCGACCACGGTGCCGGGGTGACGGAATTGATCGATCAGATCGTGGCCGATGATTTGGCGATGCTCAAAGGAGTGCGATAA
- the flhF gene encoding flagellar biosynthesis protein FlhF, with the protein MEIKTYRASSMQEALRLVRSDLGPGAAVLHTREAPWSRLLGWLPGVRRIEVTASNDVVVPHRFPLLDGDDEPEVDTFLDTEAPTTAAPRELAQQINELQAMVEDLCRRSRGKSAPDLPDSLFGLYTELIDCEMPEELARELMERVRDESSRQELTDVTALRSRVAQIVERDITVQAPIEISAGRCRVVALVGPTGVGKTTTIAKLAANFRLRDKWNVGLITVDTYRIAAVEQLRTYADIIDLPMQVVSTPREMREAVERMSHLDLVLLDTAGRSPRDEVKIRELRALLSEARADEVHLVLSSAASSANLANIAERFAPAGTTALILTKLDEANGLGHLLPALRSARLPLSYLTNGQNVPDDIESADARRVARTILNANVR; encoded by the coding sequence ATGGAAATCAAGACTTACCGTGCCAGCTCGATGCAAGAAGCGCTCCGTTTGGTGCGCAGTGACCTGGGGCCTGGCGCCGCTGTGCTGCACACGCGCGAAGCACCGTGGAGCCGATTGCTTGGCTGGTTACCTGGCGTGCGCCGGATCGAGGTCACGGCCTCGAATGATGTCGTCGTGCCCCATCGCTTTCCGCTGCTCGACGGCGACGACGAGCCCGAGGTTGACACCTTTCTCGATACCGAGGCGCCGACTACCGCGGCGCCACGAGAGCTGGCGCAGCAGATCAACGAGTTGCAGGCAATGGTCGAGGATCTCTGCCGGCGCAGCCGCGGCAAGTCGGCCCCCGATCTACCGGATTCGTTGTTCGGCCTATACACCGAACTGATCGATTGTGAGATGCCCGAGGAGCTGGCACGCGAACTGATGGAGCGAGTTCGCGACGAATCGTCGCGGCAGGAACTGACGGACGTAACGGCGTTGCGTTCGCGCGTTGCACAAATCGTCGAACGGGATATCACCGTGCAGGCGCCGATCGAGATCAGTGCCGGCCGCTGCCGCGTGGTGGCGCTCGTTGGTCCGACGGGCGTCGGCAAGACCACCACGATCGCCAAGCTGGCTGCCAATTTTCGCCTGCGCGATAAATGGAACGTCGGCCTGATCACGGTCGATACCTATCGCATCGCCGCGGTCGAACAGTTGCGCACCTACGCGGACATCATTGATTTGCCGATGCAGGTCGTCAGCACGCCGCGCGAGATGCGCGAAGCGGTCGAGCGGATGTCGCACCTCGACCTGGTATTGCTCGATACAGCCGGTCGCAGTCCACGCGACGAAGTCAAAATTCGCGAACTTCGCGCTCTGCTATCCGAGGCCCGCGCCGACGAGGTACACCTGGTCCTGTCGAGCGCCGCCAGCAGCGCCAACCTGGCCAACATCGCCGAACGATTCGCGCCGGCCGGCACCACCGCTCTGATTCTTACGAAGCTCGACGAAGCGAACGGGCTGGGGCATTTACTCCCGGCGCTGCGTAGCGCGCGACTACCGCTCAGCTACTTAACCAATGGGCAGAACGTACCGGACGACATTGAATCTGCCGACGCGAGGCGCGTCGCGCGCACCATTTTGAACGCGAACGTTCGCTAG
- a CDS encoding ferritin-like domain-containing protein: MSNDKSAVRQKLIAALNEDLSREYQAIIAYVNYSQVLKGAAYMSIAKELEKHAGEELAHAIQIANQIDYLGGSPTVTPKAVKTSKEAKEMLQFDLDNELQTIANYRNRIREADALEEYALCEVLRQILVQEQEHAIDLATALGIDVPPIPAV, from the coding sequence ATGTCCAACGATAAGTCCGCTGTCCGCCAAAAGCTGATCGCTGCGTTGAATGAAGATCTGTCGCGCGAGTATCAGGCGATCATTGCGTATGTGAACTACAGCCAGGTGCTGAAAGGCGCAGCGTACATGAGCATCGCCAAGGAGTTGGAGAAGCACGCCGGCGAAGAACTAGCCCACGCGATACAGATTGCAAATCAAATCGACTACTTGGGCGGATCGCCCACGGTCACGCCGAAGGCAGTAAAAACCTCGAAAGAAGCCAAAGAGATGCTGCAATTTGACCTGGACAACGAGTTGCAGACGATTGCCAACTACCGCAATCGAATTCGCGAGGCCGACGCTCTGGAAGAGTACGCCCTGTGTGAAGTACTGCGGCAGATTCTTGTCCAGGAACAAGAGCACGCCATCGATCTGGCCACGGCGCTGGGCATCGACGTTCCACCGATTCCGGCAGTGTGA
- a CDS encoding AAA family ATPase → MSDQAFRLRTLMHAGTRPGATAGHAAPTLLAIAGAKGGVGTTTLAVNLAVALAQEGRRTLLVDADPQRADVAVQCGLTEGPCLADVLSGARSLHEAIRLGPGGIQVLPGRWGVQAAAVWSPRAQDRLVCELRELGQHADTVLLDLGASIEPVTRFFWRAVDEVVLVTSTDSIAVMDAYAAVKAHCHDSHSIRIVTLVNQAADSQTAQDAHTRLQRACRRFLCVDTSMLGSLSFDSAVPDAAAKTRPFVVHAPDCAASQELAGVVSRLTAHIARRGESITRVVERGAASAVAVR, encoded by the coding sequence ATGTCCGATCAAGCATTCCGACTACGAACGCTGATGCACGCAGGCACGCGCCCCGGCGCGACGGCCGGCCATGCTGCGCCGACGCTGTTGGCAATTGCGGGCGCCAAGGGCGGGGTCGGCACGACGACACTGGCTGTCAACCTGGCGGTTGCCCTGGCGCAAGAGGGACGACGCACATTGCTGGTTGATGCCGATCCGCAACGTGCGGACGTCGCCGTGCAATGCGGCTTGACCGAGGGGCCCTGCCTGGCTGACGTCTTATCGGGCGCGCGTTCGCTGCACGAGGCCATCCGTCTAGGTCCTGGCGGCATTCAAGTCTTACCAGGTCGCTGGGGAGTACAAGCCGCGGCGGTTTGGTCGCCTCGAGCGCAGGACCGTCTTGTGTGCGAATTGCGTGAATTGGGACAGCACGCGGATACCGTGCTGCTCGACCTGGGCGCTTCGATCGAACCGGTCACACGCTTCTTTTGGCGCGCGGTCGATGAAGTCGTGCTCGTGACTAGCACCGATAGCATTGCTGTGATGGACGCCTACGCGGCCGTTAAAGCCCACTGCCATGATTCGCATTCGATCCGGATTGTGACGCTCGTGAACCAGGCGGCCGACTCGCAGACAGCCCAGGACGCTCACACACGATTGCAACGTGCGTGTCGGCGATTTTTATGCGTCGATACCAGCATGCTTGGTTCGCTGTCATTTGATTCGGCGGTGCCCGATGCGGCTGCAAAGACACGCCCCTTCGTCGTGCATGCACCCGATTGCGCGGCGTCCCAAGAACTGGCAGGCGTCGTCAGTCGATTAACGGCCCACATCGCGCGACGCGGCGAATCAATAACACGCGTTGTCGAACGCGGCGCCGCTTCGGCGGTTGCCGTCCGTTGA
- a CDS encoding DUF2007 domain-containing protein, with product MTEKSEDDRRQVVVFSDARPALVNLVYNRLAEAGIEAFVDNAFLGQAAGDLPAGAIMPRVIVAEVDAEQARQVVAEFRGESRAALVIAAARSAGAAIATTPAADDEAEFAGREIELCPACGRGRMTICPYCNTASDAFPAADDPVPRGAQGEAALVICQTCDEPFTPIYYRRCAWCGHDFGAGRENEPPESVEYLNDRVTIAMLGLGLVLLAILAYFSSLTK from the coding sequence ATGACTGAAAAATCCGAGGACGATCGGCGGCAAGTCGTGGTGTTTTCCGACGCGCGGCCGGCGCTGGTGAACCTGGTTTACAACCGGCTGGCCGAAGCCGGCATCGAGGCGTTCGTCGATAACGCGTTTCTGGGGCAAGCGGCGGGCGATCTCCCGGCCGGCGCGATCATGCCCCGCGTGATCGTGGCCGAAGTCGATGCGGAACAAGCGCGTCAGGTCGTGGCCGAGTTCCGAGGCGAGTCACGCGCGGCGCTGGTCATCGCGGCAGCGCGCAGCGCCGGCGCGGCGATTGCCACGACGCCCGCAGCCGATGATGAGGCCGAATTCGCCGGCCGCGAGATCGAGCTTTGCCCCGCGTGCGGCCGAGGGCGAATGACGATCTGCCCGTATTGCAACACGGCCAGCGATGCGTTTCCCGCGGCCGACGATCCCGTGCCGCGCGGCGCGCAGGGCGAAGCGGCCCTCGTCATTTGCCAGACCTGCGACGAGCCCTTTACGCCCATCTACTATCGGCGCTGCGCCTGGTGCGGACACGACTTCGGCGCCGGGCGCGAGAACGAGCCGCCCGAATCGGTCGAATACCTGAACGATCGCGTGACGATCGCGATGCTGGGGCTGGGATTGGTGTTGCTGGCGATCCTGGCGTATTTCAGCTCGCTGACCAAATAA
- a CDS encoding ROK family protein — protein sequence MAVNVLVVDIGGTNVKLWITGEADKIKFPSGKSLTPDRMVDEIQRHLAGRTVDRVSLGFPGPVEKGLPASEPYNLGPGWVGYDFAKAFNAPTRVMNDACMQALGSYEGGRMLYLGLGTSMGSVYMGEGHIAPLALGHLKFCGGESFEHYLSRKGLELHGEKSWRRAVCEAAATLKAAFLVDYVVLGGGNAKHLNELPEGCRRGGSHNAYFGGLKMWHPEPVHEASLSLIPAQAATAG from the coding sequence ATGGCAGTCAACGTTCTGGTGGTGGATATCGGTGGGACCAACGTCAAGCTGTGGATAACGGGCGAGGCCGACAAGATCAAATTCCCGTCCGGCAAGTCGCTCACACCGGATCGCATGGTTGATGAGATCCAGAGGCATCTTGCCGGACGGACGGTTGATCGCGTGTCGTTGGGCTTCCCCGGGCCTGTCGAGAAGGGGCTGCCCGCCAGCGAGCCCTACAATCTCGGGCCGGGCTGGGTGGGCTACGACTTTGCCAAGGCGTTCAACGCGCCGACGCGCGTCATGAATGATGCCTGCATGCAGGCCCTCGGCAGTTACGAGGGAGGACGCATGTTGTATCTAGGGCTGGGGACCAGCATGGGAAGCGTCTATATGGGCGAAGGGCACATCGCCCCGTTGGCCCTGGGACATTTGAAATTCTGCGGCGGCGAATCGTTCGAGCATTATCTCAGTCGCAAGGGGCTGGAACTGCACGGCGAAAAATCGTGGCGCCGCGCTGTGTGTGAAGCGGCCGCGACGCTGAAGGCCGCTTTCCTGGTTGATTATGTAGTGCTCGGAGGCGGGAACGCCAAGCACTTGAACGAATTGCCAGAAGGTTGCCGCCGCGGCGGTAGCCACAACGCTTATTTTGGCGGCCTGAAGATGTGGCATCCCGAACCGGTCCACGAAGCCAGCTTGTCGCTAATCCCCGCGCAAGCGGCAACCGCCGGCTGA
- a CDS encoding GNAT family N-acetyltransferase encodes MRYTIAPQLTKELAYDWEVVSGEFDDPFIDPRMIVAVQESMGHLCHFQNVIVYDEEDRPAAVACFFVERADALMMAPQPVRRLANVVRRVRGNFLRFPMLFCGLPASAGWNQLRVRPGADVRGALSAVHRAQESLRRDVRPRATVFMEFNDRQAEELAGLSELGYARADSPPMYVLPAEGRTFMEYLGTMKSHYRRVIAGSERRFAKSGVRVIHATGAAPFLDVFDDELYQLYVQVVRRAEVMMHVLPLEYFRAVARRFDQQFLSTFLYQGERPVGFAVGIVTPAAYYGLFIGLNYAAKLNAENQATDLYFNLFYQNLRYAMQRRVQSVFMGSDSDRFKLRLGCRRQRRNVFIHLHGLLDRPFRQTQHWWLRPHKPGEPEMDVFRAPADIASSKLRSIVDNL; translated from the coding sequence ATGCGGTACACGATTGCCCCACAATTGACCAAAGAACTCGCCTACGACTGGGAAGTCGTCAGTGGCGAGTTCGACGATCCCTTCATCGATCCGCGCATGATTGTGGCGGTGCAGGAGAGCATGGGCCACTTGTGCCACTTTCAGAACGTCATCGTCTATGACGAAGAAGATCGGCCCGCCGCCGTGGCCTGCTTCTTTGTCGAACGTGCCGACGCCCTGATGATGGCTCCGCAGCCGGTACGTCGACTGGCGAACGTCGTGCGGCGCGTGCGGGGGAACTTCCTGCGATTCCCCATGCTGTTTTGCGGGCTTCCGGCCTCGGCAGGCTGGAACCAATTGCGAGTGCGCCCCGGGGCGGACGTGCGCGGGGCCCTATCGGCCGTTCATCGTGCCCAAGAGAGCCTGCGTCGCGACGTGCGGCCTCGCGCCACAGTGTTTATGGAATTCAATGACCGGCAGGCCGAGGAATTGGCGGGGCTCTCCGAATTGGGCTATGCACGCGCTGACAGCCCTCCAATGTATGTGCTGCCCGCCGAAGGGCGCACGTTCATGGAATACCTCGGCACGATGAAATCTCACTATCGTCGAGTGATTGCAGGATCCGAGCGCAGATTCGCGAAATCCGGTGTCCGCGTGATCCACGCTACTGGCGCTGCACCGTTTCTCGACGTGTTCGACGACGAACTGTACCAACTCTATGTGCAAGTTGTCCGTCGCGCGGAAGTCATGATGCACGTGCTCCCTCTAGAATACTTTCGCGCCGTGGCGCGACGCTTCGATCAGCAGTTTCTGTCGACGTTTCTTTATCAAGGCGAACGACCGGTTGGATTCGCTGTTGGCATCGTCACCCCGGCGGCTTATTACGGCCTGTTTATCGGGTTGAATTATGCTGCCAAACTCAACGCCGAAAACCAGGCAACAGATCTGTACTTCAACCTGTTTTATCAAAACCTGCGGTACGCCATGCAGCGCCGTGTGCAGAGCGTTTTCATGGGCTCGGATTCCGATCGCTTCAAGCTACGGCTTGGTTGCCGTCGCCAGCGTCGGAACGTTTTCATCCACTTGCATGGATTGCTCGATCGGCCGTTTCGCCAGACGCAGCACTGGTGGCTGCGACCGCACAAACCGGGCGAACCCGAAATGGACGTCTTCCGGGCACCGGCCGACATTGCCTCGTCGAAGTTGCGCTCGATCGTCGACAATCTCTGA